In Pseudomonas hamedanensis, a single window of DNA contains:
- a CDS encoding PepSY domain-containing protein produces MKLNMRATRLTALALVLFCTTAMARDLDQDEALDLRRQGVILPLEQVLQQAMDRYPGAKLLEVELEEKHDVYIYEVELLTLEGVARELHLKADTGELVKDKED; encoded by the coding sequence ATGAAGCTTAATATGCGCGCCACCCGCCTGACGGCGTTGGCGCTGGTGTTGTTTTGCACCACAGCCATGGCCCGCGACCTCGACCAGGACGAGGCGCTGGACCTTCGCCGTCAGGGCGTAATCCTGCCGCTGGAGCAAGTGCTGCAACAGGCCATGGACCGCTACCCCGGCGCCAAACTGCTGGAAGTCGAGCTGGAAGAAAAACACGACGTGTACATTTACGAAGTCGAATTGCTGACGCTCGAAGGCGTGGCCCGCGAACTGCACCTGAAGGCCGATACCGGCGAATTAGTCAAAGACAAGGAAGATTGA
- a CDS encoding IS110 family RNA-guided transposase, with translation MNMHVGLDVGSRTTAMGWRNGGRFAGQCNIEQTPAGRKAAVSKLLELKPLSVVMEATGIYYLDLAMELAAAGLPVSVINPKSFHNFAKLMLKNSKTDAIDAQLLAEYGERMSPRLWTPPTSIQLELRAIGRHINRLTCHRTRAKNELHALKATQTTLLMLIEDEEEAIKAFDKRIERFRLAGRALIDNCPTLSAQFGHMIAAPGMGEISVFAALAELTTLPVTLKSAQVSRHAGLDVRLTQSGTSIDKPGRISKGGNAYLRSAMYMPALTAIRCDPNVKAFYEALVARGKRKMQAIVAVMRKYLTGLWACMQAGEDFDTTKLFSGKHLQKA, from the coding sequence ATGAACATGCACGTCGGTTTGGATGTGGGATCTCGCACTACAGCGATGGGCTGGCGCAATGGCGGCCGTTTTGCAGGTCAGTGCAATATCGAGCAGACGCCGGCGGGTCGTAAGGCCGCTGTCAGCAAGTTGCTTGAACTCAAGCCTCTATCAGTGGTGATGGAAGCCACCGGCATCTACTACCTGGACTTGGCCATGGAGCTCGCTGCGGCGGGTTTGCCAGTCTCGGTTATCAATCCGAAGAGTTTTCACAACTTTGCAAAGCTGATGCTGAAAAACAGCAAAACGGACGCGATCGATGCCCAGTTATTAGCTGAATACGGCGAACGAATGAGCCCAAGGTTGTGGACGCCGCCCACTTCAATACAGCTTGAGCTGCGCGCTATTGGCCGACACATCAATCGTTTGACGTGTCATCGCACCCGCGCCAAGAACGAGCTGCATGCGCTCAAAGCCACTCAAACAACTCTTCTGATGCTGATTGAAGACGAAGAGGAAGCCATCAAGGCCTTTGACAAAAGAATCGAGCGTTTCCGACTTGCGGGTCGGGCATTGATCGACAACTGCCCAACCTTGAGCGCCCAGTTCGGGCACATGATCGCCGCCCCGGGAATGGGTGAGATTTCTGTATTTGCGGCGCTGGCTGAGCTGACTACTTTACCGGTGACGCTCAAGTCAGCGCAGGTCAGCCGCCACGCGGGGCTCGATGTCCGGCTTACGCAATCAGGAACCAGCATTGATAAGCCCGGCCGGATAAGTAAGGGCGGCAATGCCTATTTGCGCTCAGCAATGTACATGCCTGCGCTGACCGCCATACGTTGCGACCCGAACGTGAAAGCGTTTTACGAAGCGTTAGTGGCTCGAGGAAAGAGAAAGATGCAGGCTATCGTCGCAGTCATGCGCAAATATCTGACCGGACTCTGGGCCTGCATGCAGGCTGGCGAAGACTTCGATACGACCAAGCTTTTTAGCGGTAAACACCTCCAAAAAGCTTGA
- a CDS encoding sensor histidine kinase — protein sequence MRSIQRRLSLGLISVMVIVGLVLAQTSLWLFEVGLQRYLEAGLRNDSESLLVALVRGPQGLQLDERHLSPAYQRPFSGHYFRIDFSDSHWRSRSLWDQDLPLLELPGLHSNLQLGPGGQRLLVLRSDYRRLGQSISISVAQDYTPVSDSFLRMRQIGVGLGLAALLLILFLQRLTVRRALKPLERAREQIAQLQQGQRSQLDDQVPVELEPLVAQINHLLAHTEDSLKRSRNALGNLGHALKTPLAVLLSLASSEKLDDHPELRKVLKEQLEQVQQRLNRELNRARLSGDALPGALFDCDAELPGLLATLNMIHGEHLALSYVAPPGLQLPWDREDLLELLGNLLDNACKWADAEVRLSVIERTDGFALSVEDDGPGIPEEQRAQVFSRGTRLDEQTDGHGLGLGIVRDIVDTWGGLLVLGESEWGGLKVVVELPKR from the coding sequence GTGAGATCAATCCAGCGCCGTTTGAGCCTGGGGTTGATCAGCGTCATGGTGATCGTCGGTCTGGTGCTGGCGCAGACCAGCCTGTGGTTGTTCGAAGTCGGTTTGCAGCGCTATCTCGAAGCCGGTCTGCGCAACGACAGCGAAAGCCTGCTGGTGGCGCTGGTGCGCGGCCCGCAAGGCCTGCAACTGGATGAGCGGCACTTGTCGCCGGCTTATCAACGGCCCTTTTCCGGGCACTACTTCCGCATCGATTTTTCCGACAGCCATTGGCGCTCACGCTCGCTGTGGGATCAGGACTTGCCACTGCTTGAACTGCCGGGCCTGCACAGCAATCTGCAACTGGGCCCGGGCGGTCAGCGCTTGCTGGTGTTGCGTTCGGACTATCGCCGGCTGGGCCAGTCGATCTCGATCAGCGTCGCCCAGGATTACACGCCGGTCAGCGACAGTTTTCTGCGCATGCGCCAGATTGGCGTGGGCCTGGGGCTGGCGGCGCTGCTGCTGATTCTGTTTTTGCAACGCCTGACCGTGCGCCGTGCGTTGAAACCGCTGGAACGCGCCCGTGAGCAGATCGCCCAGTTGCAACAGGGCCAGCGTTCGCAGCTCGATGATCAGGTGCCGGTGGAACTGGAACCGCTGGTGGCGCAGATCAACCATTTGCTCGCACACACCGAAGACAGCCTCAAGCGTTCGCGCAACGCTTTGGGCAACCTCGGCCATGCGCTGAAAACTCCGTTGGCGGTGCTGCTGAGCCTGGCCTCCAGCGAAAAACTCGATGACCATCCTGAGCTGCGCAAGGTACTCAAGGAGCAGCTGGAACAGGTGCAGCAACGCCTCAATCGCGAACTCAATCGCGCACGCCTGTCCGGTGATGCGCTGCCCGGGGCGTTGTTTGATTGCGACGCCGAACTGCCGGGCCTGCTGGCAACGCTGAACATGATTCACGGCGAGCATCTGGCCTTGAGTTATGTCGCGCCGCCCGGGCTGCAATTGCCGTGGGACCGCGAGGATTTGCTGGAACTGCTTGGCAACCTGCTCGACAACGCCTGCAAGTGGGCGGATGCCGAGGTTCGCTTGAGCGTTATCGAGCGCACCGATGGCTTTGCCCTGAGTGTGGAAGATGACGGGCCGGGAATTCCCGAAGAGCAACGCGCTCAGGTCTTCAGCCGTGGCACGCGGCTGGATGAGCAGACTGACGGGCACGGTTTGGGCCTGGGTATCGTGCGGGATATAGTCGATACGTGGGGCGGCTTGCTGGTGTTGGGCGAGAGTGAGTGGGGCGGGTTGAAAGTGGTGGTTGAACTGCCGAAACGCTAA
- a CDS encoding response regulator transcription factor → MRLLLVEDHVPLADELLAGLQRQGYAVDWLADGRDAVYQGSTEPYDLIILDLGLPGVPGLDVLGQWRAGGLAIPVLILTARDSWAERIEGLKAGADDYLTKPFHPEELYLRIQSLLRRSKGQSNQSTLQAAGLHLDEGRQCVVRDGADVQLTAAEFRLLRYFMLHPEQILSKSHLAEHLYDGETERDSNVLEVHVNHLRRKLGKSVIETRRGQGYLFGGQAS, encoded by the coding sequence ATGCGTTTGCTTCTGGTGGAAGACCACGTACCGCTGGCCGACGAATTGCTCGCCGGCCTGCAACGCCAAGGCTACGCAGTGGACTGGCTGGCGGACGGCCGTGACGCGGTGTATCAGGGCAGCACTGAACCCTATGATCTGATCATCCTCGACCTCGGTCTGCCCGGGGTGCCGGGTCTCGACGTGCTCGGGCAATGGCGTGCGGGCGGTCTGGCAATTCCGGTGCTGATCCTCACCGCGCGCGACTCCTGGGCCGAGCGCATCGAGGGACTGAAGGCCGGCGCCGACGATTACCTGACCAAACCGTTTCACCCCGAAGAGTTGTACCTGCGCATTCAGTCCTTGCTGCGCCGCTCTAAAGGACAGTCCAACCAGTCGACGTTGCAAGCAGCCGGCCTGCATCTGGACGAGGGCCGTCAGTGCGTGGTGCGCGACGGTGCCGACGTTCAGCTGACCGCTGCCGAATTCCGCCTGCTGCGCTATTTCATGTTGCACCCGGAGCAGATCCTTTCGAAAAGCCACCTCGCCGAACACCTCTATGACGGTGAAACAGAGCGCGATTCCAACGTCCTTGAAGTGCACGTCAATCACTTGCGGCGCAAGTTGGGCAAAAGCGTGATCGAAACCCGTCGCGGCCAGGGTTACCTGTTTGGCGGGCAAGCTTCGTGA